The following coding sequences are from one Pseudonocardia sp. HH130630-07 window:
- the pstS gene encoding phosphate ABC transporter substrate-binding protein PstS: MKTKRRAPRARLAAVGVATTCALFVAGCGAANEGGGGDAAEGSGVSGTIAGAGASSQQAAMQSWIAGFGEANTGATVNYDPVGSGGGRTQFIEGGVQFAGSDAYLEDEQLTQARERCGGSVIEIPNYVSPIAIVFKLDGVQELNLAPATIAGIFKGEIKTWNDPKIAADNPGVQLPASPVTPVHRSDESGTTENLTDFLNKAAPDVWTDEADGNWPVQGGEAAQGTSGVVGAVNAGNGTIGYADASQAGELGKANVKLGETNVAPTAEAAAKILEESQRVEGQGDTSFAYELNRTATGGAYPVVLVSYLMACPTYPDQAQADVTKAFLNYVVSDAGQQAAAQAAGSAPLSETLRGQITPVIDRIAAGS, from the coding sequence GTGAAGACCAAGCGGCGCGCGCCCCGGGCGCGCCTGGCGGCCGTCGGTGTCGCGACGACCTGTGCGCTGTTCGTTGCGGGTTGCGGCGCGGCCAACGAGGGCGGGGGCGGCGACGCCGCCGAGGGCTCCGGTGTCAGCGGCACGATCGCCGGTGCGGGCGCCAGCTCGCAGCAGGCGGCCATGCAGTCCTGGATCGCCGGCTTCGGCGAGGCCAACACCGGCGCGACGGTCAACTACGACCCGGTCGGTTCCGGCGGCGGCCGGACCCAGTTCATCGAGGGCGGCGTGCAGTTCGCCGGCTCGGACGCCTACCTGGAGGACGAGCAGCTGACGCAGGCGCGCGAGCGCTGCGGCGGTTCGGTCATCGAGATCCCGAACTACGTCTCGCCGATCGCGATCGTCTTCAAGCTCGACGGCGTCCAGGAGCTCAACCTGGCTCCGGCGACGATCGCCGGCATCTTCAAGGGCGAGATCAAGACCTGGAACGACCCGAAGATCGCGGCGGACAACCCGGGCGTACAGCTCCCGGCGTCCCCGGTCACCCCGGTGCACCGCTCCGACGAGTCGGGCACCACCGAGAACCTGACGGACTTCCTGAACAAGGCCGCGCCGGACGTGTGGACCGACGAGGCCGACGGCAACTGGCCGGTGCAGGGCGGCGAGGCGGCCCAGGGCACCTCCGGTGTCGTCGGCGCCGTCAACGCCGGTAACGGCACCATCGGCTACGCGGACGCCTCGCAGGCCGGCGAGCTGGGCAAGGCCAACGTCAAGCTCGGCGAGACCAACGTCGCGCCGACCGCCGAGGCCGCCGCGAAGATCCTCGAGGAGTCCCAGCGGGTCGAGGGCCAGGGCGACACCTCGTTCGCCTACGAGCTCAACCGCACCGCGACCGGCGGCGCCTACCCGGTCGTGCTGGTCTCCTACCTGATGGCCTGCCCGACCTACCCGGACCAGGCCCAGGCCGACGTGACCAAGGCGTTCCTGAACTACGTGGTCAGCGACGCCGGTCAGCAGGCCGCGGCCCAGGCCGCCGGTTCCGCCCCGCTGTCGGAGACCCTGCGCGGCCAGATCACCCCGGTGATCGACCGCATCGCGGCCGGCAGCTGA
- a CDS encoding phosphate signaling complex PhoU family protein, with protein sequence MRRETLDDNLEQLQLMLDEMGPLVSAAFDRASDAVLNDRRRLAQQVVARDSVIDGYRAAIERLAVETMTLHAPMATPLRAVVTALRCAQALERMGDLARHVAEPVARAGDQPVLPEQARPLFTEYGARVGAMGAKAVEVLRTRNVLLACELDTDDDGVDATHRQVFELMFGPDWTAGVPAAVEVALLARFHERYADHCVHLAKHVIYAVTGGTPDEILT encoded by the coding sequence ATGCGCAGGGAGACGCTCGACGACAACCTCGAGCAGCTCCAGCTGATGCTCGACGAGATGGGCCCGCTGGTGTCGGCGGCGTTCGACCGCGCGTCCGACGCCGTCCTCAACGACCGCAGGCGGCTCGCCCAGCAGGTCGTGGCCCGCGACTCGGTGATCGACGGCTACCGCGCCGCGATCGAGCGCCTCGCCGTCGAGACCATGACGCTGCACGCGCCGATGGCGACCCCGTTGCGGGCCGTCGTCACCGCCCTGCGGTGCGCCCAGGCCCTGGAGCGGATGGGCGACCTGGCCCGGCACGTCGCGGAGCCGGTCGCCCGGGCCGGTGACCAACCGGTACTGCCGGAGCAGGCCCGGCCGCTGTTCACCGAGTACGGCGCTCGCGTCGGGGCGATGGGGGCCAAGGCCGTCGAGGTGCTGCGGACCCGCAACGTGCTGCTGGCCTGCGAGCTGGACACCGACGACGACGGCGTCGACGCCACCCACCGGCAGGTGTTCGAGCTGATGTTCGGCCCGGACTGGACGGCCGGCGTCCCGGCGGCGGTCGAGGTCGCGCTCCTGGCGCGGTTCCACGAGCGCTACGCCGACCACTGCGTCCACCTGGCGAAACACGTGATCTACGCGGTCACCGGCGGCACCCCGGACGAGATCCTGACCTGA
- the pstB gene encoding phosphate ABC transporter ATP-binding protein PstB: MGKSVEAKDLNIYYGSFLAVEGVNMTIKPKTVTALIGPSGCGKSTFLRSINRMHENIPGARVEGRLELDGQDLYGANVDPVGVRRQIGMVFQRPNPFPTMSIYDNVIAGMKLNNRKASKAEFDETVERSLRGANLWNEVKDRLDKPGSGLSGGQQQRLCIARAIAVRPDVLLMDEPCSALDPISTLAIEDLINELKNDYTIVIVTHNMQQAARVSDFTGFFNIEGTGKPGKLVEIDETKTIFSQPRQKATEDYVSGRFG; encoded by the coding sequence ATGGGCAAGAGTGTCGAAGCCAAGGACCTGAACATCTACTACGGGTCGTTCCTCGCCGTCGAGGGCGTCAACATGACGATCAAGCCGAAGACGGTCACCGCACTCATCGGGCCGTCCGGCTGCGGCAAGTCGACGTTCCTCCGGTCGATCAACCGGATGCACGAGAACATCCCCGGTGCCCGGGTCGAGGGGCGCCTGGAGCTCGACGGCCAGGACCTGTACGGCGCGAACGTCGACCCGGTCGGTGTGCGGCGCCAGATCGGGATGGTCTTCCAGCGGCCGAACCCGTTCCCCACGATGTCGATCTACGACAACGTCATCGCCGGGATGAAGCTCAACAACCGCAAGGCGTCCAAGGCCGAGTTCGACGAGACCGTCGAGCGTTCGCTGCGCGGCGCCAACCTGTGGAACGAGGTCAAGGACCGGCTCGACAAGCCGGGCTCGGGCCTGTCCGGCGGGCAGCAGCAGCGGCTGTGCATCGCCCGGGCGATCGCCGTGCGACCGGACGTGCTGCTGATGGACGAGCCGTGCTCGGCGCTCGACCCGATCTCCACGCTCGCGATCGAGGATCTGATCAACGAGCTGAAGAACGACTACACGATCGTCATCGTGACCCACAACATGCAGCAGGCGGCGCGGGTCAGCGACTTCACCGGCTTCTTCAACATCGAGGGCACCGGCAAGCCGGGCAAGCTCGTGGAGATCGACGAGACCAAGACGATCTTCTCCCAGCCGCGGCAGAAGGCGACCGAGGACTACGTGTCCGGCCGGTTCGGCTGA
- a CDS encoding sulfurtransferase yields MSREDVLVTADWAEENLETDGVVFLEVDEDTTAYDGGHLPGAVKINWTEELQDAVRRDIPTKEQFEQLLSAKGVSNDDKVVLYGGNNNWFAAYAYWEFKLYGHDDVVLLDGGRKKWELDGRTLTTDVKDRAATSYTAKEADNSIRALRDEVVDAIDTKNLVDVRSPDEFSGKILAPAHLPHEQSQRPGHIPSAVNIPWSKAANEDGTFKSNEELATLYAEAGFDEGKATIAYCRIGERSSHTWVVLRELLGHTDVKNYDGSWTEYGSLIGVPIELGAK; encoded by the coding sequence ATGAGCCGCGAGGACGTCCTCGTCACCGCCGACTGGGCGGAAGAGAACCTGGAGACCGACGGGGTGGTGTTCCTCGAGGTCGACGAGGACACCACCGCCTACGACGGGGGGCACCTCCCCGGTGCAGTGAAGATCAACTGGACCGAGGAGCTGCAGGACGCGGTCCGCCGCGACATCCCCACCAAGGAGCAGTTCGAGCAGCTGCTCTCGGCCAAGGGCGTGTCGAACGACGACAAGGTCGTGCTCTACGGCGGCAACAACAACTGGTTCGCCGCTTACGCCTACTGGGAGTTCAAGCTCTACGGCCACGACGACGTGGTGCTGCTCGACGGCGGCCGCAAGAAGTGGGAGCTCGACGGCCGGACCCTGACCACCGACGTCAAGGACCGGGCCGCGACCTCCTACACCGCCAAGGAGGCCGACAACTCGATCCGCGCGCTGCGCGACGAGGTCGTCGACGCGATCGACACCAAGAACCTGGTCGACGTCCGCTCGCCCGACGAGTTCTCCGGCAAGATCCTGGCCCCGGCCCACCTGCCGCATGAGCAGTCGCAGCGCCCGGGGCACATCCCGTCGGCGGTGAACATCCCGTGGTCGAAGGCGGCCAACGAGGACGGCACCTTCAAGTCCAACGAGGAGCTGGCCACGCTCTACGCCGAGGCCGGTTTCGACGAGGGCAAGGCGACCATCGCCTACTGCCGCATCGGCGAGCGCTCGAGCCACACCTGGGTGGTGCTGCGCGAGCTGCTGGGGCACACCGACGTCAAGAACTACGACGGCAGCTGGACCGAGTACGGCTCGCTGATCGGCGTGCCGATCGAGCTGGGGGCGAAGTAA
- a CDS encoding HARBI1 family protein yields the protein MAYLARLLAAQRCRRGTRPRRRALTPFAQAVLVIRWFCDATRVRHLARDNAISTATTYRYLHEGIDVLASAAPGLHGALLAARLAGHTHVHLDGTLIATDRCRALGPTAGVDLWWSGKHHRHGGNVQVVSAPDGWPLWTSPGRPGREHDVTCARAHPGLLEDLDHWIDDDHAALGDLGYEGEAHRLTVPIKPIPAGGRTVDQRTVNSLHSATRALAERANALLKTTFATLQRVTLCPWRTGAITAAALVLLHTEYDRTT from the coding sequence GTGGCCTACCTGGCTCGGCTTCTGGCCGCTCAACGCTGTCGCCGCGGTACCCGCCCCCGGCGGCGGGCGTTGACCCCGTTCGCCCAGGCAGTGCTGGTGATCCGCTGGTTCTGCGACGCCACCCGGGTCCGGCACCTGGCCCGCGACAACGCGATCAGTACCGCGACCACCTATCGCTACCTGCACGAAGGCATCGACGTCCTCGCCAGCGCCGCACCCGGGCTGCACGGTGCCCTGCTCGCCGCCCGCCTCGCCGGACACACCCACGTTCACCTGGACGGCACCCTGATCGCCACCGACCGCTGCCGCGCGCTCGGCCCCACCGCGGGGGTCGACCTGTGGTGGTCGGGTAAACACCACCGCCACGGCGGGAACGTCCAGGTCGTGTCCGCCCCGGATGGATGGCCGCTATGGACATCCCCGGGAAGACCCGGGCGCGAACACGACGTGACCTGTGCCCGAGCCCACCCCGGTCTGCTCGAAGACCTCGATCACTGGATCGATGATGACCACGCCGCGCTGGGCGATCTCGGCTACGAAGGTGAGGCCCACCGACTCACCGTGCCGATCAAACCCATCCCCGCCGGCGGCCGAACAGTCGATCAGCGCACCGTCAACAGCCTGCACTCAGCCACCCGAGCACTCGCCGAACGAGCAAACGCCCTGCTCAAGACCACCTTCGCAACGCTACAGCGAGTCACCCTCTGTCCCTGGCGCACCGGCGCGATCACCGCAGCCGCGCTCGTGTTACTCCACACCGAATACGACCGCACAACATGA
- a CDS encoding LmeA family phospholipid-binding protein — protein sequence MSSPAPPARRGTDRRATVRRSIAAVLAVGAVLVLADFGTAAAAEYGISRQMRDRLQLPEDPSVRVQGFSFIAQAVTGRYDQVDVSMQRVPIGSMRTPVIGVRMYGVRAPIADLVGSDARFRAAAARSSVQIGPLDVRRMVVARGGPAATVERLTVEQVEPDTIDEAVVAGGDPTLRGLDPRTAALFAAEMPVDGAETRVAVLSALVVSDGALRIVPRDVREYGTGEPVPATVREALTDALAIDLDPGPLPLGVPATTASVPGPDVLEISGSVRDLAVGDGEPSSGSTS from the coding sequence GTGTCGTCGCCTGCTCCCCCGGCCCGCCGGGGCACCGACCGGCGCGCCACGGTGCGCCGGTCGATCGCCGCCGTCCTCGCCGTCGGGGCGGTGCTCGTGCTGGCCGACTTCGGGACGGCCGCCGCCGCGGAGTACGGGATCTCCCGCCAGATGCGCGACCGGCTGCAGCTGCCGGAGGACCCGTCGGTGCGGGTCCAGGGCTTCTCCTTCATCGCCCAGGCCGTCACCGGCCGCTACGACCAGGTCGACGTGTCGATGCAGCGGGTACCGATCGGGTCGATGCGCACGCCGGTGATCGGCGTGCGGATGTACGGGGTGCGGGCCCCGATCGCCGATCTCGTCGGCTCGGACGCGCGGTTCCGGGCCGCCGCGGCCCGCAGCAGCGTGCAGATCGGGCCGCTGGACGTCCGGCGGATGGTCGTCGCCCGGGGCGGCCCGGCCGCGACGGTGGAGCGGCTGACCGTCGAGCAGGTCGAGCCGGACACGATCGACGAGGCGGTCGTGGCCGGTGGCGATCCGACGCTGCGTGGCCTCGACCCGCGCACCGCGGCGCTGTTCGCCGCCGAGATGCCGGTCGACGGCGCCGAGACCCGGGTGGCCGTGCTCTCCGCGCTCGTCGTGTCCGACGGGGCGCTCCGGATCGTCCCGCGCGACGTGCGCGAGTACGGCACCGGCGAGCCGGTGCCCGCGACCGTGCGGGAGGCCCTGACCGACGCGCTCGCGATCGACCTGGACCCCGGCCCGCTGCCGCTCGGCGTCCCGGCGACGACGGCGTCGGTGCCGGGCCCCGACGTCCTGGAGATCTCCGGTTCGGTCCGGGACCTCGCCGTCGGCGACGGCGAGCCCTCCAGCGGTTCCACGAGCTGA
- a CDS encoding DUF4395 domain-containing protein — protein sequence MSVTDLGPVHLEPRLDPRGIRFSAGVSAAVLALVLLSGSGLLATAQAVVLAVGAFAGMRFAPYGVLYRHLLAPRLEPVSGGEDAAPARFAQAAGLVVATAGAIGYLSGLTTLGAVATASMLVVALLTAATGYCPGRELYGLLARLRTGPAGAHLTVHHRRHRSGVLRT from the coding sequence ATGTCCGTCACGGACCTCGGTCCCGTGCACCTCGAGCCCCGGCTCGATCCGCGCGGGATCCGGTTCTCCGCCGGCGTCAGCGCCGCGGTCCTGGCGCTGGTCCTGCTGTCCGGCAGCGGCCTGCTCGCCACCGCACAGGCCGTCGTCCTGGCCGTCGGCGCGTTCGCCGGCATGCGGTTCGCGCCCTACGGCGTGCTGTACCGCCACCTGCTCGCGCCGCGCCTGGAGCCGGTCTCCGGCGGGGAGGACGCCGCCCCGGCCCGCTTCGCGCAGGCCGCCGGGCTGGTCGTCGCCACCGCCGGGGCGATCGGCTACCTCTCGGGGCTGACCACGCTCGGTGCCGTCGCCACGGCGTCGATGCTGGTGGTGGCCCTGCTCACCGCAGCGACCGGGTACTGCCCCGGCCGCGAGCTGTACGGGCTCCTCGCCCGCCTGCGCACCGGACCGGCCGGTGCGCACCTGACCGTCCACCACCGTCGACACCGATCGGGAGTACTACGAACATGA
- a CDS encoding DUF1416 domain-containing protein → MCGAPDQSLTLPAGTDLSKETVLAGRVVTGGEPVAGAFVRLLDGTGEFTAEVVSSASGDFRFFAAPGTWTVRALSRSGNGQAELVADGPGLHQAEIAVA, encoded by the coding sequence ATGTGTGGAGCACCTGACCAGTCCCTGACCCTGCCCGCGGGCACGGACCTCTCCAAGGAGACCGTGCTGGCGGGGCGCGTCGTGACCGGTGGCGAGCCGGTCGCCGGCGCGTTCGTCCGGCTGCTGGACGGCACCGGCGAGTTCACCGCGGAGGTCGTGTCCTCGGCCTCGGGTGACTTCCGGTTCTTCGCCGCCCCCGGTACCTGGACGGTCCGTGCGCTCTCGCGCTCGGGCAACGGCCAGGCCGAGCTCGTCGCCGACGGGCCGGGCCTGCACCAGGCGGAGATAGCCGTCGCCTGA
- the pstC gene encoding phosphate ABC transporter permease subunit PstC produces MTTTEAKPEQPAARPVTQLGDRIFAGSAKGAGILILVVLAGVAAFLLIEAFPAFVASEDDLPGGIVVYVAPLIFGTLLSAVIALLVATPLAVAVALFISHYAPRRLAQGLSYVVDLLAAVPSIVYGLWGAWTLAPLSVGLSTWFADYLGWIPFFAGPPSTTGRTMLVVGLVLAVMILPIITAVTREVFLQAPKLHEEAALALGATRWEMIRLAVLPFGRSGIISGAMLGLGRALGETMAVAMILSVSGAVTFNLISSENPATIAANIALQFPEASGITVNVLIASGLVLFVITLLVNMLARYIVERRREFSGAN; encoded by the coding sequence GTGACCACCACCGAAGCCAAGCCCGAGCAGCCGGCCGCGAGGCCGGTCACCCAGCTCGGCGATCGCATCTTCGCCGGTTCCGCGAAGGGTGCCGGGATCCTGATCCTGGTCGTCCTGGCCGGGGTCGCCGCATTCCTGCTGATCGAGGCGTTCCCCGCGTTCGTCGCGTCCGAGGACGACCTGCCCGGCGGGATCGTCGTCTACGTCGCGCCGCTGATCTTCGGCACGCTGCTGAGCGCGGTGATCGCCCTGCTGGTGGCGACCCCGCTGGCGGTCGCGGTGGCGCTGTTCATCAGCCACTACGCCCCGCGCCGGCTGGCGCAGGGGCTCAGCTACGTGGTCGACCTGCTGGCGGCCGTTCCCTCGATCGTGTACGGGCTGTGGGGAGCGTGGACGCTGGCGCCCCTGTCGGTCGGGCTGAGCACCTGGTTCGCCGACTACCTCGGCTGGATCCCGTTCTTCGCCGGACCGCCGTCGACGACCGGTCGCACCATGCTGGTCGTCGGGCTGGTGCTGGCGGTGATGATCCTCCCGATCATCACGGCGGTGACCCGTGAGGTGTTCCTGCAGGCGCCGAAGCTGCACGAGGAGGCCGCACTGGCCCTCGGCGCCACGCGCTGGGAGATGATCCGGCTGGCGGTCCTGCCGTTCGGGCGCTCCGGGATCATCTCCGGTGCGATGCTCGGCCTGGGCCGGGCCCTGGGCGAGACGATGGCGGTGGCGATGATCCTCTCGGTCTCCGGCGCCGTCACGTTCAACCTGATCAGCTCGGAGAACCCGGCCACGATCGCGGCCAACATCGCCCTGCAGTTCCCGGAGGCCTCCGGCATCACCGTGAACGTGCTGATCGCCTCCGGCCTGGTCCTCTTCGTGATCACCCTGCTGGTGAACATGCTCGCCCGCTACATCGTCGAGCGCCGCCGCGAATTCTCCGGAGCGAACTGA
- the mshD gene encoding mycothiol synthase, whose protein sequence is MDPQVLTRPDADTTAAVHDLLAAAASADGIDPFSEQFLLTLRATEPRDGVRHVVVAGNDRPVAGYAQLDGEYAELVVHPDERRRGIGSALVTALDGLSSDPHVWAHGDLDAARALAEARGYRRDRVLWQMRRTASGPPPEVVVPDGVTVRPFVPGRDDEEFLRVNNAAFDWHPEQGGWTGRELAARQAEDWFDADGFLLATDPGGTLLGYHWTKVHPATGDEPAMGEVYVLGVDPAAHGRGLGGMLTAAGLRHLHDRGLDTVLLYVEADNAPAVRVYERLGFTVHAADVNYAR, encoded by the coding sequence ATGGACCCGCAGGTGCTCACCCGACCCGACGCCGACACCACCGCCGCGGTGCACGACCTGCTCGCCGCCGCGGCGTCCGCCGACGGCATCGACCCGTTCTCCGAGCAGTTCCTGCTCACCCTGCGCGCGACCGAACCCCGCGACGGCGTGCGCCACGTCGTGGTCGCCGGGAACGACCGCCCGGTCGCCGGATACGCCCAGCTCGACGGCGAGTACGCCGAACTGGTCGTGCACCCGGACGAGCGCCGCCGCGGCATCGGATCGGCCCTGGTCACCGCGCTGGATGGGCTGTCGTCCGACCCGCACGTGTGGGCCCACGGCGACCTCGACGCCGCCCGTGCGCTCGCCGAGGCCCGCGGGTACCGGCGGGACCGGGTGCTGTGGCAGATGCGGCGGACCGCGTCCGGCCCGCCGCCGGAGGTCGTCGTGCCCGACGGTGTCACCGTCCGCCCCTTCGTCCCCGGCCGGGACGACGAGGAGTTCCTCCGGGTGAACAACGCGGCCTTCGACTGGCACCCCGAGCAGGGCGGGTGGACCGGCCGCGAGCTGGCCGCCCGGCAGGCCGAGGACTGGTTCGACGCCGACGGGTTCCTGCTGGCCACCGACCCCGGCGGGACGCTGCTCGGCTACCACTGGACGAAGGTCCACCCCGCGACCGGCGACGAGCCGGCCATGGGGGAGGTGTACGTCCTCGGTGTCGATCCGGCGGCGCACGGCCGGGGCCTCGGCGGGATGCTGACCGCGGCCGGACTGCGGCACCTGCACGACCGCGGGCTCGACACGGTGCTGCTCTACGTCGAGGCCGACAACGCCCCCGCGGTGCGGGTCTACGAGCGACTCGGGTTCACCGTGCACGCGGCGGACGTGAACTACGCCCGTTGA
- a CDS encoding LppA family lipoprotein: MRTDSRRPRRHTSTALALALLCALSAACGIGQETTIDPRAELNARMSLEEATIYYQQMDLRTRAATESVVGPRTWEVTDTPARDSCGFGRFEDIEGAHTEVFSVVVVVPLRHAEGVEMSRTWGRAPVEQLVDQDQRTLRGPACPILSPTPLSSRSGSTPWPTWLGFWPLNAVAAVPAPGGGR; the protein is encoded by the coding sequence ATGCGGACTGACTCCCGGCGACCTCGCCGACACACCAGCACCGCACTCGCACTCGCCCTGCTGTGCGCGTTGAGCGCCGCCTGCGGAATCGGACAGGAGACCACCATCGACCCCCGCGCCGAGCTGAACGCCCGGATGAGCCTGGAAGAGGCCACCATCTACTACCAGCAGATGGATCTGCGGACCCGGGCCGCGACCGAATCCGTCGTCGGCCCCCGTACCTGGGAGGTCACCGACACTCCCGCCCGGGATTCTTGTGGTTTCGGTCGCTTCGAGGACATCGAGGGCGCCCACACTGAGGTGTTCTCAGTAGTGGTGGTCGTTCCGCTGCGACACGCCGAGGGAGTGGAGATGTCTAGGACATGGGGCAGGGCCCCGGTAGAGCAGTTGGTCGACCAAGATCAACGAACTCTCCGAGGCCCCGCATGTCCGATCCTGTCACCTACACCGCTGTCCTCCCGATCGGGGAGCACACCGTGGCCTACCTGGCTCGGCTTCTGGCCGCTCAACGCTGTCGCCGCGGTACCCGCCCCCGGCGGCGGGCGTTGA
- a CDS encoding winged helix-turn-helix transcriptional regulator: MELLLLTTAPDTTTVLPALSLLPHTVRTAAPEVAALLDAGPHDAVLVDARSDLVAARSLCRLLGSTGTDVPVIAVLNEGGLVAVSGEWVVDEILLPDTGPAEVDARLRLLRSRPGAEAAAGGGALVLGELVIDEATYSARLKGRLLELTYKEFELLKYLAQHAGRVFTRAQLLQEVWGYDFFGGTRTVDVHVRRLRAKLGGEHEQMIGTVRNVGYKFVRPSRGGLTAPPDPDGDEDPEPAGRRLPGAVRPGPPGALSRRR, from the coding sequence ATGGAACTGCTCCTGCTGACCACGGCTCCGGACACGACCACCGTGTTGCCCGCTCTGTCCCTGCTCCCGCACACCGTGCGCACCGCCGCCCCCGAGGTGGCGGCCCTGCTCGACGCCGGCCCGCACGACGCCGTCCTCGTCGACGCGCGCAGCGACCTGGTGGCGGCCCGCAGCCTCTGCCGGCTGCTCGGCAGCACGGGGACCGACGTCCCGGTGATCGCCGTGCTCAACGAGGGTGGCCTGGTCGCCGTGTCCGGCGAGTGGGTGGTCGACGAGATCCTGCTCCCCGACACCGGACCGGCCGAGGTCGACGCCCGGCTGCGGCTGCTCCGGTCCCGGCCCGGCGCGGAGGCCGCCGCCGGTGGTGGCGCGCTGGTCCTCGGTGAGCTGGTCATCGACGAGGCGACCTACTCCGCCCGGCTGAAGGGGCGGCTGCTCGAACTCACCTACAAGGAGTTCGAGCTGCTCAAGTACCTCGCCCAGCACGCTGGCCGGGTGTTCACCCGGGCCCAGCTGCTGCAGGAGGTCTGGGGCTACGACTTCTTCGGCGGCACCCGCACCGTCGACGTCCACGTCCGGCGGTTGCGGGCGAAGCTCGGCGGCGAGCACGAACAGATGATCGGCACCGTCCGCAACGTCGGGTACAAGTTCGTCCGGCCCTCGCGCGGTGGGCTCACCGCACCGCCGGATCCCGATGGCGACGAGGATCCCGAGCCCGCCGGTCGCCGGTTGCCCGGTGCGGTCCGTCCCGGTCCGCCGGGGGCGCTGTCGCGCCGGCGGTGA
- the pstA gene encoding phosphate ABC transporter permease PstA: MATGTERNRTDTEVSVTGTGLESPASTTPAVLRRKGTLPRWAPLGILVATAVVMAGLVAAIGFSIGLWVFLTAVGYGVATYLASRIVEGARKAADRLVTIVVTSAFLLAMVPLVSVLWTVVSQGWARFDAQFFTNSMRGVVGVGGGALHAIQGTLIITGLAALMSIPVGVLTAVYLVEYGNNSRLARSITFFVDVMTGIPSIVAGLFAYALFALLLGPGVRFGFVGAVALTVLMIPIVVRSTEEMLKIVPNELREASFALGVPKWRTILKVVIPTTAGGIATGITLAIARVIGETAPLLVTVGLATGVNLNPFDGRMATLPVFSYYSYAVPGVPREPFLDRAWAAALVLLLIVMVLNVVARLISRIYAPKTR; the protein is encoded by the coding sequence ATGGCCACCGGAACCGAACGCAACCGCACCGACACCGAGGTCTCCGTGACGGGAACCGGACTCGAATCCCCCGCCTCCACGACGCCGGCCGTCCTCCGGCGCAAGGGCACCCTCCCGCGCTGGGCCCCGTTGGGCATCCTGGTCGCGACCGCGGTCGTCATGGCCGGTCTGGTGGCGGCGATCGGGTTCAGCATCGGGCTGTGGGTGTTCCTCACCGCCGTGGGGTACGGCGTCGCCACCTATCTGGCGTCGCGCATCGTCGAGGGCGCGCGCAAGGCCGCCGACCGCCTGGTCACCATCGTGGTGACCAGCGCGTTCCTGCTCGCGATGGTGCCGCTGGTCTCCGTTCTGTGGACGGTGGTCAGCCAGGGCTGGGCCCGGTTCGACGCCCAGTTCTTCACCAACTCGATGCGCGGTGTGGTCGGGGTGGGCGGCGGTGCGCTGCACGCCATCCAGGGCACGCTGATCATCACCGGGCTGGCCGCGCTGATGTCCATCCCGGTCGGTGTGCTCACCGCCGTGTACCTGGTGGAGTACGGCAACAACTCCCGGCTCGCCCGGTCGATCACGTTCTTCGTCGACGTCATGACGGGCATCCCGTCCATCGTCGCCGGCCTCTTCGCCTACGCGCTGTTCGCGCTGCTGCTCGGACCGGGCGTCCGGTTCGGGTTCGTCGGCGCGGTGGCGCTGACCGTGCTGATGATCCCGATCGTGGTGCGGTCCACCGAGGAGATGCTCAAGATCGTCCCGAACGAGCTGCGGGAGGCGTCCTTCGCGCTCGGGGTCCCGAAGTGGCGGACGATCCTCAAGGTCGTCATCCCGACGACCGCGGGCGGGATCGCCACCGGCATCACGCTGGCGATCGCCCGCGTCATCGGTGAGACGGCGCCGCTGCTGGTCACCGTCGGCCTCGCCACCGGGGTGAACCTCAACCCGTTCGACGGCCGGATGGCGACGCTCCCGGTGTTCTCCTACTACTCCTATGCGGTCCCGGGCGTGCCGCGCGAGCCGTTCCTCGACCGGGCCTGGGCCGCGGCACTCGTACTGCTGCTCATCGTCATGGTGCTGAACGTGGTGGCGCGCCTGATCTCCCGCATCTACGCCCCGAAGACCCGATAA